In Amycolatopsis jiangsuensis, the following proteins share a genomic window:
- a CDS encoding DUF2306 domain-containing protein yields the protein MTAGTELRPQVQTPVPPTAPAKPRRAWWRRPWVGPLALLVIAFLSFSLPPYLALDPARSRVPAPEGFPAYYWFLVGHVVFGSIAMITATVQIWPWVRRKFPVLHRWSGRAYVFGGVLPSGALALTVGSISPFGPTARASDVLLSVLWIGATFAGYRAARERRFGDHRRWMIRSFALTFSIILNRVISPIAAMILEPQVATTFGGSELALTQSIGSISSWVSWTVALVAAQLWLDRKPRRAVAA from the coding sequence ATGACGGCGGGGACGGAACTTCGACCGCAGGTGCAGACGCCGGTGCCGCCCACGGCCCCGGCGAAGCCGCGGCGGGCCTGGTGGCGGCGGCCGTGGGTGGGGCCGTTGGCGCTGCTGGTGATCGCCTTCCTGTCGTTTTCACTGCCGCCGTACCTGGCGTTGGATCCGGCGCGGTCGCGGGTGCCGGCGCCGGAGGGTTTCCCGGCGTACTACTGGTTCCTCGTGGGCCACGTCGTGTTCGGCTCGATCGCGATGATCACCGCGACCGTGCAGATCTGGCCCTGGGTACGCCGGAAGTTCCCGGTGCTGCACCGCTGGTCCGGGCGGGCGTACGTGTTCGGCGGGGTACTGCCCTCCGGTGCGCTGGCGCTGACTGTCGGTTCGATCAGCCCGTTCGGCCCGACCGCCAGGGCCAGCGACGTGCTGCTGTCGGTGCTGTGGATCGGCGCGACGTTCGCCGGTTACCGCGCCGCCAGGGAACGCCGATTCGGCGACCACCGGCGCTGGATGATCCGCAGCTTCGCGCTGACCTTCTCGATCATCTTGAACCGGGTGATCTCACCGATCGCGGCCATGATCCTGGAACCGCAGGTGGCCACCACGTTCGGGGGCAGCGAGCTGGCGCTGACGCAGTCGATCGGTTCGATCTCGTCGTGGGTCAGCTGGACGGTGGCGCTGGTCGCGGCGCAGCTGTGGCTGGACCGCAAGCCACGCCGCGCGGTCGCTGCCTGA
- a CDS encoding bifunctional salicylyl-CoA 5-hydroxylase/oxidoreductase, which translates to MRISVLGGGPAGLYFAVLAKQLGPEHELTVWERNAPDDTFGFGVVFSDETLGGIEHADAAVHEAMSREFARWDDIDVYYRDTVTTSGGHGFAAMSRKRLLAILQQRCRELGVDVRFRTPAPDAAELAAEYDLVVAADGVNSGARTSFADAFGPTVETRQCRYIWLGTDLVFDAFKFHILDTPYGIMQIHGYPYSEQGSTFILELHEDVWQRAFGPIAASGLAPGESDEKSIELIRELCADVLEGHSVLANNSKWATFGTVRCERWVHENVVLLGDAAHTAHFSIGSGTKLAMEDALALAACLHEQPDVPDALAAYEQERRPVVASTQRAAQASLEWFENLAQYTHQEPEQFTFNLLTRSRRVTYDNLRLRDREFAAELDEWFAGQLGTSVAPPMFQPARIGPLELPNRVVVSPMDMYSAVDGVPGEFHLVHLGGKALGGAGLVMTEMICVSAEGRITPGCPGLYTADQERAWQRIVGFVHRETPAKIGLQLGHSGRKGSTKLMWEGMDEPLPEGNWEVSGPSPLPYSANSQTPRELSVADLAEIRERFVAATRAAARAGFDLLELHCAHGYLLSSFLSPLTNHRTDSYGGSPENRLRFPLEVFDAMRAVWPQDRPMTVRISATDWFEGGNDADEAVAIAQAFAEHGAAAIDVSTGQVVSEERPKFGRSYQTPYADRIRNEVGRRHGTAVIAVGAISSYDDVNSLILAGRADLCAIGRTHLYNPQWTLHAAAEQEFPVAWPKPWAAGNRRPQTGRTDGPQPRLDLVRTGGRQTAHARWRPGSAR; encoded by the coding sequence GTGCGAATTTCGGTTCTAGGCGGTGGCCCGGCGGGGCTGTACTTCGCCGTGCTCGCGAAGCAGCTCGGCCCGGAACACGAGCTCACCGTCTGGGAGCGCAACGCCCCGGACGACACGTTCGGCTTCGGCGTGGTGTTCTCCGACGAGACACTCGGCGGCATCGAGCACGCCGACGCCGCGGTGCACGAGGCGATGAGCCGCGAGTTCGCCCGCTGGGACGACATCGACGTGTACTACCGCGACACCGTCACCACCTCGGGTGGGCACGGGTTCGCCGCGATGAGCCGCAAACGGCTGCTGGCGATCCTCCAGCAGCGGTGCCGTGAGCTCGGTGTGGACGTCCGCTTCCGGACACCGGCCCCGGACGCCGCCGAGCTGGCCGCGGAGTACGACCTCGTGGTCGCCGCGGACGGCGTGAACTCCGGCGCGCGGACGAGCTTCGCCGACGCGTTCGGCCCGACCGTGGAAACCCGGCAGTGCCGCTACATCTGGCTCGGCACCGATCTCGTCTTCGACGCCTTCAAGTTCCACATTCTCGACACCCCGTACGGGATCATGCAGATCCACGGCTATCCCTACTCCGAGCAGGGCAGCACGTTCATCTTGGAGCTGCACGAGGACGTGTGGCAGCGGGCGTTCGGCCCGATCGCGGCGAGCGGGCTGGCGCCGGGCGAGAGCGACGAGAAGTCGATCGAGCTGATCCGTGAGCTGTGCGCGGACGTGCTCGAAGGACACAGCGTGCTGGCCAACAACTCCAAGTGGGCGACGTTCGGCACGGTGCGCTGCGAACGCTGGGTGCACGAGAACGTCGTGCTGCTCGGCGACGCCGCGCACACCGCGCACTTCTCGATCGGCTCCGGCACGAAGCTCGCCATGGAGGACGCGCTGGCGCTCGCGGCGTGCCTGCACGAGCAGCCGGACGTGCCGGATGCCCTTGCCGCGTACGAACAAGAGCGTCGTCCGGTGGTCGCCTCCACGCAGCGGGCCGCACAGGCGAGCCTGGAGTGGTTCGAAAACCTCGCGCAGTACACGCATCAGGAACCCGAGCAGTTCACGTTCAACCTGCTGACCCGCAGCCGCCGGGTCACCTACGACAACCTGCGGCTGCGCGACCGCGAGTTCGCCGCCGAGCTGGACGAGTGGTTCGCCGGTCAGCTGGGTACTTCCGTGGCGCCGCCGATGTTCCAGCCGGCACGGATCGGCCCGCTCGAGCTACCCAACCGCGTGGTGGTGTCCCCGATGGACATGTACTCCGCGGTGGACGGGGTACCGGGGGAATTCCACCTCGTGCACCTGGGCGGCAAGGCACTGGGCGGCGCCGGACTGGTGATGACGGAGATGATCTGCGTGTCCGCCGAGGGCCGGATCACGCCGGGCTGCCCCGGGCTCTACACCGCGGACCAGGAGCGGGCGTGGCAGCGGATCGTCGGCTTCGTGCATAGGGAGACGCCCGCGAAGATCGGCCTGCAGCTGGGGCATTCCGGCCGGAAGGGCTCCACGAAGCTGATGTGGGAAGGGATGGACGAGCCGCTGCCCGAGGGCAACTGGGAGGTCAGCGGACCCTCACCCCTGCCGTATTCGGCGAACAGCCAGACACCGCGGGAGCTGTCGGTGGCGGACCTGGCGGAAATCCGGGAGCGGTTCGTCGCGGCCACCCGTGCGGCCGCCCGCGCCGGTTTCGATCTGCTGGAGCTGCATTGCGCGCACGGCTATCTGCTGTCGTCGTTCCTCTCGCCGCTCACCAACCACCGCACCGACAGCTACGGCGGATCTCCGGAAAACCGGCTGCGGTTCCCGCTGGAAGTGTTCGACGCGATGCGTGCGGTGTGGCCGCAGGACCGGCCGATGACGGTGCGGATCTCGGCCACCGACTGGTTCGAGGGCGGGAACGACGCCGACGAGGCAGTGGCGATCGCGCAGGCGTTCGCCGAACACGGTGCCGCGGCGATCGACGTGTCCACCGGTCAGGTCGTCAGCGAGGAGCGGCCGAAGTTCGGGCGCAGCTACCAGACGCCCTACGCCGACCGGATCCGCAACGAGGTCGGCAGGCGCCACGGCACGGCGGTGATCGCGGTCGGCGCGATTTCCTCCTACGACGACGTGAACTCGCTGATCCTGGCCGGCCGCGCGGATCTGTGCGCGATCGGGCGCACCCACCTCTACAATCCACAGTGGACGCTGCATGCCGCGGCCGAGCAGGAGTTCCCGGTCGCGTGGCCGAAACCGTGGGCGGCCGGCAACCGGCGGCCGCAGACCGGGCGGACCGACGGGCCACAGCCACGGCTGGACCTGGTCCGCACCGGAGGACGGCAGACCGCACACGCCCGCTGGCGACCCGGGAGTGCCCGATGA
- a CDS encoding RidA family protein produces the protein MERINPPELGRPSGFSHAVTAEGRFVFLAGQTALDADNRIVGDGVVAQFERALGNLLTALRAAGGEPADLCSLTVYVVDMDDYRVHAREIGRVWKQLVGADYPAMAGIGVRRLWDVEALVEVQGHAVVSR, from the coding sequence ATGGAACGGATCAATCCGCCCGAGCTGGGCCGTCCGTCGGGCTTCTCGCACGCGGTGACCGCCGAGGGCCGGTTCGTGTTCCTCGCCGGGCAGACCGCGCTGGACGCGGACAACCGGATCGTCGGAGACGGTGTGGTGGCGCAGTTCGAACGCGCGCTCGGCAATCTGCTCACCGCGCTGCGTGCGGCCGGGGGCGAGCCCGCTGACCTGTGCAGTCTCACGGTGTACGTGGTCGATATGGACGATTACCGTGTCCACGCTCGCGAGATCGGGCGGGTGTGGAAGCAGCTCGTCGGCGCCGACTACCCGGCGATGGCGGGCATCGGGGTGCGCCGGCTGTGGGACGTCGAGGCCCTCGTGGAGGTCCAGGGCCACGCGGTGGTCAGCCGCTGA
- a CDS encoding GntR family transcriptional regulator translates to MTKTDGAPSVRAYGSLRRAILHGDFHPGQSLKPNELAVTHGVSLAVVREALLRLVGEGLAERLPNRGFVVPEADGARWQVLAEARATVEPAMLRMAIHRGDLEWEAHVRATHHRLAGTPPFDAAGARFHSDEWAAVHHGFHRALLEACGNDILLDTFERLWTASELYRRWSGESAPDRDHLAEHAELEGLALRREGERAAEVLVRHLSRTAADLHQGTV, encoded by the coding sequence ATGACCAAGACGGACGGCGCTCCCTCGGTCCGCGCGTACGGATCGCTGCGACGCGCGATCCTGCACGGCGACTTCCACCCCGGGCAGTCGCTGAAACCGAATGAGCTGGCCGTCACTCACGGGGTGAGTCTCGCGGTCGTGCGCGAGGCCCTGCTCCGGCTGGTCGGCGAAGGACTGGCGGAGCGGTTGCCGAACCGGGGTTTCGTGGTGCCGGAGGCGGACGGCGCACGGTGGCAGGTGCTGGCCGAGGCACGGGCGACGGTGGAGCCGGCGATGCTGCGGATGGCGATCCACCGCGGCGACCTCGAATGGGAGGCCCACGTGCGGGCCACCCACCACCGGCTGGCCGGCACGCCGCCGTTCGACGCTGCGGGCGCTCGTTTCCACTCCGACGAGTGGGCCGCGGTGCACCACGGATTCCACCGCGCCCTGCTGGAGGCGTGCGGCAACGACATCCTGCTGGACACGTTCGAACGGCTGTGGACGGCGAGCGAGCTGTACCGCCGCTGGTCGGGGGAGAGCGCGCCGGATCGCGACCACCTGGCCGAGCACGCGGAACTCGAAGGCCTGGCGTTGCGGCGGGAAGGCGAGCGAGCGGCCGAGGTGCTGGTCCGGCACCTCAGCCGCACGGCCGCCGACCTTCACCAGGGCACGGTCTGA
- a CDS encoding acyl-CoA dehydrogenase family protein, with amino-acid sequence MNAFALTAEQRELTESVGRIATEELRPLAEAGTEGAVNRPLLKAMGSHGLLARLFPGVDSGQSTRQAAAMELCLLREALARRSTEAETALALQGLGAYPILQSGMDDQVARWLPAVASGDAVAAFALTEPDAGSDAAALRLAAERDGDGWRLTGEKMWISNAPEADFYTVFARTDPDAGSRGVSAFVVPGDRAGLGGGHLDLVSPHPIGTCVFDGVRVHREELLGEENRGFAVAMRTLDLFRPSVGAFAVGMAQAALDAAVEYTAEREAFGGPLVKQQTVAHTLAEMATRTEAARLLVYAAASAYDAGEQNLGGRAAMAKLFATEAAQYVVDSAVQLHGARALRRGHLLEHLYREVRAPRIYEGASEIQRTIIARSLRA; translated from the coding sequence ATGAACGCTTTCGCACTGACCGCCGAACAACGCGAGCTGACCGAATCGGTCGGGAGGATCGCCACCGAGGAGCTTCGCCCGCTGGCCGAGGCGGGCACCGAGGGTGCGGTGAACCGGCCGTTGCTCAAGGCGATGGGCTCGCACGGGCTGCTGGCCCGGTTGTTCCCCGGAGTCGACAGTGGACAGAGTACCCGGCAGGCCGCGGCAATGGAGCTTTGCCTGCTGAGGGAAGCGCTGGCCCGCCGGAGCACCGAAGCCGAGACCGCACTTGCGTTGCAGGGGCTGGGTGCTTACCCGATCCTTCAGTCCGGAATGGACGACCAGGTCGCTCGTTGGCTGCCCGCGGTGGCTTCCGGTGACGCGGTGGCCGCCTTCGCGCTCACCGAACCCGATGCCGGTTCGGACGCGGCGGCGTTGCGGCTGGCCGCCGAACGCGACGGGGACGGCTGGCGGCTGACCGGCGAGAAGATGTGGATCTCCAACGCGCCGGAAGCCGACTTCTACACGGTGTTCGCGCGCACCGATCCGGACGCGGGTTCGCGCGGCGTGAGCGCGTTCGTGGTGCCCGGCGACCGGGCCGGGCTCGGCGGAGGGCACCTCGACCTGGTGAGCCCGCATCCGATCGGCACGTGCGTGTTCGACGGCGTCCGCGTGCACCGGGAGGAGCTGCTGGGCGAGGAGAACCGCGGTTTCGCCGTCGCCATGCGGACGTTGGACCTGTTCCGGCCGAGTGTCGGAGCCTTCGCGGTGGGGATGGCGCAGGCGGCGCTGGACGCGGCCGTCGAGTACACCGCCGAGCGGGAAGCGTTCGGCGGGCCGCTGGTGAAGCAGCAGACCGTGGCGCACACGCTCGCGGAGATGGCGACGCGCACGGAAGCCGCGCGGCTGCTCGTGTACGCGGCGGCTTCGGCCTACGACGCGGGCGAGCAGAACCTCGGCGGCCGGGCCGCGATGGCCAAGCTGTTCGCCACGGAAGCCGCGCAGTACGTGGTCGACTCGGCGGTCCAGCTGCACGGTGCCCGCGCCCTCCGCCGCGGGCATCTCCTCGAACACCTCTACCGCGAAGTTCGCGCGCCCCGGATTTATGAGGGCGCGTCGGAGATTCAGCGCACCATCATCGCCCGCTCGCTGCGCGCTTAG
- a CDS encoding GH1 family beta-glucosidase, with protein MTETTDAATREQQALIDTLPADFRWGVATASYQIEGAVAEDGRTPSIWDTFCRLPGTIDNNDTGDVACDHYHRMPEDIALVPQLGADTYRFSVAWPRIQPRGRGAINEAGIGFYDRLVDEALARDVAPWLTLYHWDLPQELEDAGGWPARDTAYRFADYAMLVFDRLKDRVRHWTTLNEPWCSAMHGYVNGVMAPGRRDFPAGIRAIHHLLLGHGLATQRMREAAPADTQFGITLNMSTADPATDSELDREAARNADGMGIRVYLDPLVRGRYPEDVVADLAARGAELPVEDGDPELISAPLDFLGVNYYFGVQLSGTDEHGRATDENGLPVQRDVPFGEPTTSMGWEILPGKLTELLTRVGRDCPGVPIYVTENGSAFEDEPDDAGYVADDGRTAYLAAHLAAVAAARQQGADIRGYFAWSLLDNFEWAYGYAKRFGLVRVDYETQRRTIKQSGHFFRDTVRRVRGS; from the coding sequence TTGACCGAGACCACCGACGCGGCGACCCGCGAGCAGCAGGCGCTGATCGACACGTTGCCCGCCGATTTCCGCTGGGGTGTGGCGACCGCCTCGTACCAGATCGAGGGCGCGGTGGCCGAGGACGGACGCACTCCGTCCATTTGGGACACTTTCTGCCGGCTGCCGGGGACGATCGACAACAACGACACCGGCGACGTGGCGTGCGACCACTACCACCGGATGCCCGAGGACATCGCGCTGGTCCCGCAGCTGGGTGCGGACACCTACCGGTTCTCCGTGGCCTGGCCCCGGATCCAGCCACGCGGTCGGGGTGCGATCAACGAGGCCGGCATCGGCTTCTACGACCGTCTGGTGGACGAGGCGCTGGCCCGAGACGTGGCCCCGTGGCTCACCCTGTACCACTGGGATCTGCCGCAGGAGCTGGAGGACGCGGGTGGCTGGCCCGCCCGGGACACCGCGTACCGCTTCGCCGACTACGCGATGCTGGTGTTCGACCGGCTGAAGGACCGGGTGCGGCACTGGACCACGCTCAACGAGCCGTGGTGCTCGGCGATGCACGGTTACGTGAACGGCGTGATGGCACCCGGACGGCGCGACTTCCCGGCGGGCATCAGGGCGATCCACCACCTTCTGCTCGGCCACGGCCTGGCCACGCAGCGGATGCGCGAGGCGGCGCCGGCGGACACGCAGTTCGGGATCACGCTCAACATGAGCACCGCGGATCCGGCCACCGACAGCGAACTCGACCGGGAAGCCGCCCGCAACGCCGACGGGATGGGAATCCGCGTCTACCTGGACCCGCTGGTGCGCGGTCGTTATCCGGAGGACGTCGTGGCCGATCTCGCGGCGCGCGGTGCGGAACTGCCGGTCGAGGACGGTGATCCGGAGCTGATCTCGGCGCCGCTGGACTTCCTCGGCGTGAACTACTACTTCGGCGTGCAGCTGTCCGGCACCGACGAGCACGGCCGCGCGACCGACGAGAACGGGCTGCCGGTGCAGCGGGACGTCCCGTTCGGCGAGCCGACCACGTCGATGGGCTGGGAGATCCTGCCCGGCAAGCTCACCGAACTGCTCACCCGCGTCGGCCGGGACTGTCCGGGCGTGCCGATCTACGTGACGGAGAACGGGTCGGCGTTCGAGGACGAGCCGGACGACGCGGGCTACGTGGCCGACGACGGCCGGACCGCCTACCTCGCCGCACATCTCGCGGCGGTCGCCGCGGCCCGGCAGCAGGGCGCCGACATCCGCGGCTACTTCGCCTGGTCACTGCTGGACAATTTCGAATGGGCCTACGGTTACGCCAAACGTTTCGGCCTGGTCCGCGTCGACTACGAAACGCAACGTCGCACGATCAAGCAGAGCGGCCACTTCTTCCGGGACACCGTCCGCCGCGTCCGGGGATCCTGA
- a CDS encoding SDR family NAD(P)-dependent oxidoreductase has translation MASTNIDHPRTALIVGASRGLGHAIAAEFFERGWHVIGTVRDTSARTPLHELAERSGGRVRVEQLDINEPTQPAALRERLGERELDVLFVNAGTTSHQDTPAGAVPLENFVEVMVTNAFSPMRVIETLDDLVSPAGLIGAMSSGQGSITNNTKGGRELYRSSKAALNMFMRSLAARQAGSERAFALIAPGWIRTGLGGPDAPYTLEESVPPIVDVLLSRLDETGLAYLDRFGQTVPW, from the coding sequence ATGGCATCAACGAACATCGACCACCCGCGGACGGCCCTCATCGTCGGCGCGTCCCGCGGCCTCGGCCACGCGATCGCGGCCGAGTTCTTCGAGCGGGGCTGGCACGTCATCGGCACAGTCCGGGACACTTCCGCGCGAACCCCACTGCACGAGCTGGCCGAGCGCTCCGGCGGCCGCGTCCGCGTGGAGCAGCTCGACATCAACGAACCCACCCAGCCCGCCGCCCTGCGTGAACGCCTCGGCGAGCGGGAACTCGACGTGCTCTTCGTCAACGCGGGGACCACGAGCCACCAGGACACGCCCGCCGGCGCGGTGCCCCTCGAGAACTTCGTCGAGGTGATGGTGACCAACGCGTTCAGTCCGATGCGGGTCATCGAGACGCTCGACGACCTCGTGTCCCCGGCCGGGCTGATCGGCGCGATGTCGTCGGGACAGGGCAGCATCACCAACAACACCAAGGGAGGACGCGAGCTGTACCGCAGCAGCAAGGCGGCGTTGAACATGTTCATGCGCAGTCTCGCGGCCCGGCAGGCCGGCAGCGAACGTGCTTTCGCGCTCATCGCGCCGGGCTGGATCCGCACCGGGCTCGGCGGGCCGGACGCGCCGTACACCCTCGAGGAGAGCGTCCCGCCGATCGTGGACGTCCTGCTGTCGCGGCTGGACGAGACCGGGCTCGCATACCTGGACCGCTTCGGTCAGACCGTGCCCTGGTGA
- a CDS encoding ABC transporter ATP-binding protein, translated as MNEPVLEIQGLDVDYGLGAEAVHAVQDVHLTLHRGEVLGLAGESGSGKSTLAYGLTRLLPPPGMIRGGRVLYHPEGGEPYDVLRLTPRQLRDFRWAETSIVFQGAMNSLNPVHKVSTQLVDVLKAHDPQSTRASRLSRARELLRLVGISADRLDAYPHQLSGGMRQRVMIAMALALEPRVVIMDEPTTALDVVMQRQILAQLVELRERLGFSVLFITHDLSLLVEFSDRIAIMYGGRIVEQARGVELYRDSLHPYSDGLLHSFPALRGPRRELTGIPGSPPDQRALPPGCAFAPRCPHAFDRCHSEVPVLDVPADRDGSDRSVACWLHPSTGPTAAVPS; from the coding sequence ATGAACGAACCGGTACTCGAAATCCAGGGTCTCGACGTCGACTACGGCCTCGGTGCCGAGGCCGTGCACGCGGTCCAGGACGTGCATCTCACCTTGCACCGCGGGGAAGTGCTGGGCCTGGCCGGGGAAAGCGGCAGCGGCAAGTCCACTTTGGCCTACGGGCTGACCCGGCTGCTCCCGCCGCCGGGGATGATCCGCGGTGGGCGGGTGCTGTACCACCCCGAGGGCGGCGAGCCCTACGACGTGCTGCGGCTGACGCCCCGTCAGCTGCGCGACTTCCGGTGGGCCGAGACGTCGATCGTGTTCCAGGGCGCGATGAACTCGCTGAACCCGGTGCACAAGGTGTCCACCCAGCTGGTCGACGTGCTCAAGGCACACGACCCCCAAAGCACCAGGGCTTCCCGGCTCTCCCGTGCGCGCGAGCTGTTGCGGCTGGTGGGGATCTCGGCCGACCGGCTCGACGCCTATCCGCACCAGCTCTCCGGTGGGATGCGCCAGCGCGTGATGATCGCGATGGCGCTCGCGCTGGAACCCCGCGTGGTGATCATGGACGAGCCGACCACCGCGCTGGACGTGGTGATGCAGCGACAGATCCTCGCGCAGCTGGTCGAACTGCGTGAGCGGCTGGGCTTTTCGGTGCTGTTCATCACCCACGACCTGTCGTTGCTGGTGGAGTTCTCCGACCGGATCGCGATCATGTACGGCGGTCGCATCGTGGAGCAGGCCCGTGGCGTGGAGCTCTACCGGGATTCCCTGCACCCCTACAGCGACGGGCTGCTGCACTCGTTCCCGGCGTTGCGCGGGCCGCGCCGTGAGCTGACCGGGATTCCCGGTTCGCCACCGGATCAGCGCGCGCTGCCGCCGGGCTGTGCCTTCGCGCCCCGCTGCCCGCACGCGTTCGACCGGTGCCACAGCGAGGTGCCGGTGCTGGACGTGCCCGCGGACCGCGACGGCAGCGACCGGAGCGTCGCCTGCTGGCTGCATCCGTCGACCGGTCCCACCGCCGCTGTCCCGTCGTAG
- a CDS encoding Lrp/AsnC family transcriptional regulator, producing the protein MADSGSLVPEDVRIIRALQIAPRASFASIANVLGVAEGAVSRRYRRLRADGVMRVAGIPDSGALGQSRWMVRLRCRPGSVAAIADALAKRDDVSWVALGAAGSEITCAVRSWTEEQREDLLGHRLPRTAAVLDINASAMLRQFLGGRGHYWAALRGTLTTEQEARLGTEGNPFSEAPVVAREPADLTAADKKLLDVLAADGRAGLVELAAAADLTPGRASRRLHTLLERRVVHIDVEISAAALGYHARAILWLRVHPSAVKSVGRALAEEPEIAFVAAVSGPYNIHAVAHCHDLDELFEFTSDRIGSLSGLQSMEVSPILKHVKQAGTLLSGARLVAPL; encoded by the coding sequence ATGGCTGATTCCGGCAGTTTGGTACCCGAGGATGTGCGGATCATTCGTGCCCTGCAGATCGCCCCCCGTGCGTCGTTCGCCTCCATCGCGAACGTTCTCGGTGTTGCCGAAGGGGCGGTCAGCCGTCGTTACCGGCGGCTGCGTGCTGACGGTGTCATGCGCGTCGCCGGTATCCCCGACTCCGGGGCGCTGGGGCAGAGCCGGTGGATGGTACGGCTGCGCTGCCGCCCGGGCAGCGTCGCGGCGATCGCCGATGCGCTCGCCAAGCGCGACGACGTCAGCTGGGTGGCTCTCGGCGCCGCGGGCTCGGAGATCACCTGCGCGGTGCGCTCCTGGACCGAGGAGCAACGCGAGGACCTGCTGGGCCACCGGCTTCCGCGCACGGCCGCGGTCCTCGACATCAACGCGTCCGCGATGCTTCGTCAGTTCCTCGGCGGCCGTGGTCACTACTGGGCCGCGCTGCGCGGAACGCTGACCACAGAACAGGAAGCGCGTCTCGGGACCGAGGGCAATCCGTTCTCCGAGGCCCCGGTCGTCGCCAGGGAACCAGCGGACCTCACGGCTGCCGACAAGAAGCTGCTCGACGTGCTCGCCGCGGACGGCCGGGCCGGTCTCGTCGAGCTCGCCGCGGCAGCGGACCTGACGCCAGGGCGGGCGTCGCGCCGGTTGCACACCCTGCTGGAGCGCAGGGTCGTGCACATCGACGTCGAGATCTCCGCCGCGGCACTGGGCTATCACGCTCGGGCGATCCTGTGGCTGCGGGTGCACCCGTCGGCGGTCAAAAGCGTCGGGCGAGCCCTCGCCGAGGAGCCCGAGATCGCGTTCGTCGCCGCGGTTTCCGGGCCGTACAACATCCACGCCGTGGCGCACTGCCACGACCTCGACGAGCTGTTCGAGTTCACCTCGGACCGGATCGGCTCGTTGTCCGGACTGCAGAGCATGGAAGTGTCGCCGATCCTCAAGCACGTCAAGCAGGCGGGCACACTGCTGTCCGGCGCCCGCCTCGTCGCGCCGCTCTAA
- a CDS encoding YbhB/YbcL family Raf kinase inhibitor-like protein, with amino-acid sequence MIAATDHPDKEVPMPTTDPFARLSEAASFTLTSTSVRDGQPLAEAQLSGSDVSPQLSWSGAPLGTRSYAITVYDPDAPTMSGFWHWAVVNLPASVTSLPEGAEPPEPAVQLPNDLGQPRFAGAAPPAGHGPHRYFITVHALDVEDLGLPADSSPAVLDFTMFTHTLGRATLVGTAETPGPERIEVSRLIPAPAEAVFAVLADPQGHVDIDASGMLMDAEGKPVEQAGDRFVVHMNREALGDFPLGKYDVDVVITTLEPNKEIAWTIEGGQRPYIRHLYGYRLEPAEGGTLVTSYYDWSEIEESWKARNIFPVVPESALKATLGILERTVARRS; translated from the coding sequence ATGATCGCCGCGACTGATCACCCCGACAAGGAGGTCCCGATGCCGACCACCGATCCGTTCGCACGCCTGTCCGAGGCAGCCAGTTTCACCCTGACCAGCACCAGCGTGCGGGACGGGCAGCCGCTGGCAGAGGCGCAGCTGTCCGGCTCCGACGTCAGCCCGCAGCTGTCCTGGAGCGGCGCCCCGCTGGGCACCCGGAGCTACGCCATCACGGTGTACGACCCGGACGCGCCGACCATGTCCGGCTTCTGGCACTGGGCCGTGGTCAACCTCCCGGCCTCGGTCACCTCGCTCCCCGAAGGCGCCGAGCCGCCCGAACCGGCGGTCCAGCTGCCGAACGATCTCGGGCAGCCCCGGTTCGCCGGCGCCGCGCCGCCCGCCGGGCACGGGCCGCACCGGTACTTCATCACCGTGCACGCCCTCGACGTCGAAGATCTCGGGCTCCCGGCCGACAGCAGCCCGGCGGTGCTGGACTTCACCATGTTCACGCACACCCTCGGCCGCGCCACCCTGGTCGGCACGGCGGAGACCCCCGGTCCGGAACGCATCGAGGTCTCCCGGCTGATCCCGGCACCGGCCGAGGCGGTGTTCGCCGTGCTGGCCGATCCGCAGGGCCACGTGGACATCGACGCGTCCGGCATGCTCATGGACGCCGAAGGGAAACCGGTCGAACAGGCCGGCGACCGGTTCGTGGTGCACATGAACCGCGAAGCACTCGGTGACTTCCCGCTGGGCAAGTACGACGTCGACGTGGTCATCACGACCCTCGAGCCGAACAAGGAAATCGCCTGGACGATCGAGGGCGGACAGCGGCCCTACATCCGCCACCTCTACGGCTACCGCCTGGAGCCCGCCGAGGGCGGCACGCTCGTCACGTCCTACTACGACTGGTCGGAGATCGAGGAGTCGTGGAAGGCGCGCAACATCTTCCCGGTCGTTCCCGAGTCGGCGCTGAAGGCCACGCTCGGCATCCTGGAGCGCACCGTCGCCCGGCGGTCCTGA